From the Dama dama isolate Ldn47 chromosome 24, ASM3311817v1, whole genome shotgun sequence genome, one window contains:
- the LOC133046156 gene encoding GTP-binding nuclear protein Ran-like: MAAQGEPQVQFKLVLIGDGGTGKTTFMKCHLTGEFEKKYVATLGVEVHPLVFHANRGPIKFSVWDTASQEKFGGLRDGYDIQARCAIIMFDVTSGVTYKNVPNWHRDLVRVCENIPIVLCGNTVDIKDRKVKAKSIVFHRKKNLRYYDISAKNNYNFEKPFLWLAKKLIGDPNLEFVAMPALAPPEVVMDPALAAQYEHDLEIAQTTALPDEDDDL, encoded by the coding sequence ATGGCTGCCCAAGGAGAACCCCAAGTTCAGTTCAAACTTGTTTTGATTGGTGATGGtggtactggaaaaactacattcATGAAGTGTCATCTGACTGGTGAATTTGAGAAGAAGTATGTAGCTACCTTGGGTGTGGAGGTCCATCCTCTTGTGTTCCATGCCAACAGAGGACCTATTAAGTTCAGTGTATGGGATACGGCCAGTCAGGAGAAGTTTGGTGGACTGAGAGATGGCTATGATATACAAGCTAGGTGTGCCATTATAATGTTTGACGTAACATCAGGAGTTACTTACAAGAATGTGCCTAACTGGCATAGAGATCTGGTACGAGTGTGTGAGAACATCCCAATTGTGTTGTGTGGCAACACAGTGGATATTAAGGACAGAAAGGTTAAGGCAAAGTCAATTGTCTTCCACCGAAAGAAGAATCTTCGGTACTATGACATTTCTGCCAAAAATAACTACAACTTTGAAAAGCCCTTCCTCTGGCTTGCTAAAAAATTGATTGGAGACCCTAACTTGGAATTTGTCGCCATGCCTGCTCTCGCCCCGCCAGAGGTGGTCATGGACCCAGCCTTGGCAGCCCAGTACGAGCACGATTTAGAGATTGCTCAGACAACTGCTCTCCCTGATGAAGATGATGACCTGTGA